The Actinomycetota bacterium region TCATCTATATGGAGGATCACGGAAAATACGAACTTTTGGGCGAAACTTTGGACGATGCCGCGGGAGAAGCCTTCGATAAGATAGCAGGATTCTTAAAGCTTGGTTATCCGGGAGGTCCCATCATCGACGATTTGTCAAAGCGGGGTGACCCCCGGGCAATCAAATTCCCACGAGCGATGCTAAAAACGGAAGATTACGATTTTAGCCTGAGCGGTCTTAAAACAGCGGTTTTAAACCACGTCACCCGCCTTAAGGAGCGAGGGGAGGAAATATCCCTCCCCAACCTCTGTGCCAGTTTTCAAGCGGCCATAATTGATGTTCAGATACATAAAACCTTAAGAGCGGCGAAGGAACGAGGTGTTGATAAAGTTGTCCTCGGTGGCGGAGTTGCGGCAAATAGCTCTCTGCGCGAAAGATTCAGACAAGAGATGGAGAAAGTGGGAATGAGGCTCTTCTATCCTTCAATTCCTTTGTGCACGGACAATGCAGCAATGATCGCCTGCGCGGGATATTACCGATGGTTAAAAGGGGAAAGAATTTCTCTCGATGCCAATGTAGATCCGAATCTTCCCCTTTGTGGAGTTAAAATGAACTATTAGCGAGCCAGGTTACATCATAGACATTCAGGGAGGGGTAAGTGTTAAGAAAGTGTCGGAGCCTCGCCTATGAAAAGTTCTTAAGCATGGTGTTAACCCATCTTGTTAATAATACAATTTTAGCCCATGACTCATGACCCTTGACTTATAACTCGTTTTTCTGTGAATAATGTGGATAACTTTAGTAATAGAAGGTTAGCGCCATGTACATAAAGCACCTTCTCTTCGCTGCCATCACTGGATTTCTGCTGGTACTTTCCTTCCCCAATTTCAACTACAAAGCGCTGGTCTGGGTCGGTCTTTTGCCACTACTCATAGCCATCCATGAAGTTTCGCCAAAGTTTGGCAGGCGGGCTTTTTTCCTCGGTTTGATCTCCGGTATCATCTTTTTCGGTGGTCTAACTTACTGGATGCTTCAATTAAGTAGGTGGGTGGGTATATTTGCTCTTATCGCCTGGATATCTTTAGCCTTGTTCGAGGCCCTTTTCATTGCCTGTTTTTCTTTTGGAGTTCAAACTCTTAAACACTCAAGTCCCTGGGCGCGTTTATTCACCATTCCAGCCTTGTGGGTGGCTTTAGAATATCTGCGATCCATGGGAGTTTGGGGATTTTCTTGGGGTGTCCTTGGCTACAGCCAACAGACCAACCCTCTCCTCATTCAAATGGCGAGGATAACTGGTGTCTATGGCATATCTTATGTGATTTTGATGATAAATGTGCTTTTATTAGAGATTTATTTTTATTTAATTGGCAACAAATCGACCATTCAGCGAGCGCTTCTGAAAAGGGTATGTGTGGTTGCCACGATCTTAATCTTTGTCCTAATGTGGGGTTTTTATTCACTCAAATCAGGTATCTCTAAGGACAGGAGTCTCAAAGTATCTGCGGTACAGGCCAGCATCCCTCAGGAAGAAAAATGGAGTTTCGAGGGGAAAGAGGATATCGAAACGATTCATACCAATCTCACCTTGGAAGCAGGGAGAGGGAATCCTGATCTAATTATCTGGCCCGAAACGGCTGTTCCTGGATATCTCCTTGAGGAAGGATATTTCTTTGGTGAGATCAAGGACATCGCACGTCGATTGAAATGCTATCTATTGATCGGAAGCCTTCACCTTGAGGACGCGAAGCAATATAATTCCGCATTCTTAATTTCTCCATTGGGGGAAGTCGTTGGGAGATACGACAAATTACACCTGGTACCCTTTGGCGAGTATATCCCCTTAAGACCCATTTTTTCACGGATAAAGACCATAGCCGGTCTGGGAAAGGATGTAGATCCCGGGAGGGAATTTACCGTCTTCACCATCGATAAGGGCAAATTCAGCGTGGTCATATGTTTCGAATCCGCCAATCCCATGCTCTGTCGGAGGATGGTCACAAGAGGAGCGCAGTTGCTCATAACCATAACCAACGATGCCTGGTTCGGAAGAACGGCCGCTGCTGAGCAGCATGTACAGATAACAGCTTTGAGAGCGGTGGAAAATGGGATATATGCTATTCAGGCTGCGAATACAGGTGTATCTGCAATCATCGATCCTCATGGGTGTATCTTTAAGAGGACCGCTCTTTTTGACAGGCGAATCCTCGCCTGTAAGGGATACTTCACTGAGGGCAGTACATTTTACCTGCGCTATGGTGACCTTTTTGCTTTACTATGTCTCCTGGTGGGAAGTGGAGCGTTTTTAAAAAAATGTTGTTGAATTAATTTTTTTGATGTTGTAAGATATCGATTGAAAAATTAGCACTCTCATGCGAAGACTGCTAAAATTCTATAAAGGAGGCGAGATTATGGAGTTAAAACCTTTAGGAAATCGTGTGGTAGTAAAACCTTCTGAAAAGGAAGAGAGGACGAAAAGCGGAATTGTTCTTCCGGATACCGCAAAGGAAAAGCCCCAAGAGGGCAAAGTAATAGCCGTTGGACCCGGTGAGTACAAGGAAGGCAAGCGGGTGCCGATGGAAGTCAAAGTTGGAGATAAGGTAATTTATTCCAAGTATGGCGGAACTGAGGTTAAAATCGAGGGCGAGGAATACCTCATCTTGCGTGAAGATGATATCCTAGCTATCGTTAAATAATGGGAGGTGAATGTTTATGCCAAAAATTTTGGAGTTCGATGAGAAGGCGAGAAGGGCTCTCGAAGAAGGGGCAAATAAGCTGGCAGATACAGTAAAGGTGACTTTGGGTCCTAAGGGACGAAATGTTGTTTTGGATAAGAAGTTCGGTACGCCCACCATCACCCACGATGGAGTAACGGTTGCTAAGGAAATCGACCTGGAAGACGTGTATGAAAATATGGGCGCCCAGCTCATTAAGGAAGTGGCAACCAAGACTCAGGATGTGGCGGGCGATGGAACCACCACGGCTTGTGTCCTGGCTCAAGCCATGATTCGAGAGGGTTTGAGAAATGTTGCCGCTGGGGCAAATCCCATGCTCTTAAAGAGAGGCATTGAAAAGGCGGTGGACACAGCCGTCGAGCAAATAGAGAAATTGAGTAAACCCATCAAGACCAGGGATGAAATCGCTTCCGTTGCAGCAATTTCCGCTGCTGACCAAGAAATCGGCGATCTGGTAGCGGATGCCATGGAGAAAGTGGGCAAAGATGGTGTAATAACCGTTGAAGAATCGCAAACCATAGGAACCCAGCTCGATATCGTGGAGGGTCTACAATTCGACAAGGGATATATCTCTCCATATATGGTCACCGATTCCGAGCGAATGGAAGCTGTCCTCGAAGAGCCCTATATTCTCATCGTCAATCAGAAGATTGCACCCGTCTCCGATATCATTCCCGTTCTGGAGAAAGTGATGAAAACTGGTAAACCTCTACTCATCATCGCCGAGGATGTGGAGGGTGAAGCCCTGGCTACCTTGGTGGTGAACAAGATTCGAGGGACCTTTCAGAGTGTGGCCGTAAAGGCTCCCGGTTTCGGCGATAGAAGAAAAGCCATGCTTCAGGATATCGCCATTGTTACTGGCGGTCAGGTAATCACTGAGGAACTTGGATTGAAGCTTGAAAATACCACTCTGGATATGCTCGGAAGAGCCGCCAAGATCAAGGTAACAAAGGATGATACCACAATCGTCGAGGGGAAGGGTAATCCCGAAGCCATAAAGGGTCGCATCAATCAAATAAGGGCGGAAATCGAGAAGAGTGATTCCGAATACGATAGGGAGAAGCTGCAGGAACGCTTGGCCAAACTCGCCGGTGGAGTCGCCGTAATCAAAGTCGGTGCCGCCACTGAAACCGAGCTCAAGGAGAAGAAACACCGCATCGAGGATGCTCTATCCGCAACTAAGGCTGCGGTTGAAGAGGGAATCGTAGCCGGTGGAGGAGTGGTGCTCATAAACACCATCCCCGCTCTCCAGAAGATGGATAAGAAGGGTTTGTCAAAGGATGGGATCACCGGGATTGAAATTGTCCAGCGTGCCTTGGAGGAGCCCATGCGCCAGCTTGCAGCCAACGCTGGTTTTGAGGGCTCAATTGTGGTGGAGAAGACCAAGTCCTTACCAAAGGGACAAGGTCTCAATGTGATGACCGGAGAATATACCGACATGAATAAGGCTGGGATCATCGATCCGGCAAAGGTAACGCGTTGCGCTCTTCAGAACGCTGCAAGCATCGCGGCTATGGTCCTCACCACGGAGGCCTTGGTTGCAGAAAAGCCCGAGGAAGAGAAAGCTGCTGCGGGTATGCCCCCCGGGGGCATGATGTAAGAACTCGCGGGTTTTTGAAGGGGGTCAGTTTCCTGAGGGGGACAGTCCCCCTTCAAAGCAATTACCTCCACCATTTTATAATCCATTCCCATAAAATCTTCTAAAATTTGTGTCCCATGGAAGGAAATCCCCACGGAGACGAGAATCAAAAATCTTGACACCATTTCTTTTAGGGTGCTAAGATAAATTAATTTTAAATCCTGATACAAAGGTAAAGAGTAAGGTGGCGGAAGTTCAAAGCGGATTAAACACCCAGGACTTGACCTAGAAATTTAGGTTAAAACGTTCTGGGTTGTTTTTTAAAGGGAAGATTCAAGTTTTGGAAATTATGAGAGGCT contains the following coding sequences:
- the lnt gene encoding apolipoprotein N-acyltransferase; translated protein: MYIKHLLFAAITGFLLVLSFPNFNYKALVWVGLLPLLIAIHEVSPKFGRRAFFLGLISGIIFFGGLTYWMLQLSRWVGIFALIAWISLALFEALFIACFSFGVQTLKHSSPWARLFTIPALWVALEYLRSMGVWGFSWGVLGYSQQTNPLLIQMARITGVYGISYVILMINVLLLEIYFYLIGNKSTIQRALLKRVCVVATILIFVLMWGFYSLKSGISKDRSLKVSAVQASIPQEEKWSFEGKEDIETIHTNLTLEAGRGNPDLIIWPETAVPGYLLEEGYFFGEIKDIARRLKCYLLIGSLHLEDAKQYNSAFLISPLGEVVGRYDKLHLVPFGEYIPLRPIFSRIKTIAGLGKDVDPGREFTVFTIDKGKFSVVICFESANPMLCRRMVTRGAQLLITITNDAWFGRTAAAEQHVQITALRAVENGIYAIQAANTGVSAIIDPHGCIFKRTALFDRRILACKGYFTEGSTFYLRYGDLFALLCLLVGSGAFLKKCC
- the tsaD gene encoding tRNA (adenosine(37)-N6)-threonylcarbamoyltransferase complex transferase subunit TsaD, with the protein product MTERLILAIETSCDETAGAIIAGGKIILSNIVSSQVDFHRKFGGVVPEIASRKHVELINPVIAEACSQARVALKDLTALAVTLGPGLMGALLVGLAAAKSLSYATGLPLIGVNHLEGHIYANFLEHTDLKPPFISLVVSGGHTCLIYMEDHGKYELLGETLDDAAGEAFDKIAGFLKLGYPGGPIIDDLSKRGDPRAIKFPRAMLKTEDYDFSLSGLKTAVLNHVTRLKERGEEISLPNLCASFQAAIIDVQIHKTLRAAKERGVDKVVLGGGVAANSSLRERFRQEMEKVGMRLFYPSIPLCTDNAAMIACAGYYRWLKGERISLDANVDPNLPLCGVKMNY
- the groES gene encoding co-chaperone GroES — its product is MELKPLGNRVVVKPSEKEERTKSGIVLPDTAKEKPQEGKVIAVGPGEYKEGKRVPMEVKVGDKVIYSKYGGTEVKIEGEEYLILREDDILAIVK
- the groL gene encoding chaperonin GroEL (60 kDa chaperone family; promotes refolding of misfolded polypeptides especially under stressful conditions; forms two stacked rings of heptamers to form a barrel-shaped 14mer; ends can be capped by GroES; misfolded proteins enter the barrel where they are refolded when GroES binds), encoding MPKILEFDEKARRALEEGANKLADTVKVTLGPKGRNVVLDKKFGTPTITHDGVTVAKEIDLEDVYENMGAQLIKEVATKTQDVAGDGTTTACVLAQAMIREGLRNVAAGANPMLLKRGIEKAVDTAVEQIEKLSKPIKTRDEIASVAAISAADQEIGDLVADAMEKVGKDGVITVEESQTIGTQLDIVEGLQFDKGYISPYMVTDSERMEAVLEEPYILIVNQKIAPVSDIIPVLEKVMKTGKPLLIIAEDVEGEALATLVVNKIRGTFQSVAVKAPGFGDRRKAMLQDIAIVTGGQVITEELGLKLENTTLDMLGRAAKIKVTKDDTTIVEGKGNPEAIKGRINQIRAEIEKSDSEYDREKLQERLAKLAGGVAVIKVGAATETELKEKKHRIEDALSATKAAVEEGIVAGGGVVLINTIPALQKMDKKGLSKDGITGIEIVQRALEEPMRQLAANAGFEGSIVVEKTKSLPKGQGLNVMTGEYTDMNKAGIIDPAKVTRCALQNAASIAAMVLTTEALVAEKPEEEKAAAGMPPGGMM